The nucleotide window AAGACTGCTCGGTAAGAGGACTCGACAAACGACCTCGTGATATTGATGCATGACGCCATTGATGCATGACGTCATTGATGCATGACGCCATTGATGCATTGCATGATCGATGGTGTTCGAGCGGCTGGTGGGCCGTTACCCGAGGATGGACAACGAGGAAAAGTCACCCTGTTGATCAGTAAAGGGTTCGGTGTAGACGGCATCGGGCTCTAGGGCCCGGACGGCTCGCGTGCAATCTTGGACGAAGGCGTCACTGCCGGCGATGAAGACTGCGGTATCGGCGAGGCGAGGAAAGATATCGCTGAGCATGCCGGGGAGGCGCCCATGATAATGTGGTAGCTCCCCGCAGCTCGGATCGTGAGGGTGCCGCGTGTAGGTGACCTGGAGTTCAAAGTTGGGGTATCGATGGGTCAGGTAGGCGAGTTGGCCAGGGGGGTAGACATCGCTTGGCGTACGTGCGGAAAATAGCAGCGTGACGTGATGGGCAAATCCCCGGCGTAGTGCGGCTTCAGTGAGTGAAAGGATAGGTGCCAAGCCCGATCCTCCCGCGATGAGCAGGACCGGTGTCGCGATGGCGGGGTCTCCGATAAAGGAGCCGTAGGGCCCGTTGATCATGAGCGTGTCGCCGATGGCGACGTTATTGGTCAGCCAGGTGCTGGTTTGGCCGAATGGTTCTCGGGTGATCTCGAGGATCAGCTCACCGTCGGGGCGGGGTGCGTTCGCCATTGAATAGTTGCGCAAGGGGTACTCGGGTGGTGATCCAAGCTGTACGTGTTGACCTGGCCAAAAGCGCAGCGGGTCACCGAGTGGTCGCAGTCGCAGTTCGACGATGGAAGGGGTGCGTTCTAGCCGTTCTACGACGATATGTGGTACCTGCTCTCGAGGGGGGAACAGGGTGGGCTTGGCGTCCTCCGTACCCCATTCGATCTCCAGATAGTCTGAGAGAGGTTTGGCCATGCACATCGCGCCGTAGCCCTGCTGACGTTCCTCCTGCGAGAGCGCCATATCGAGGACGAATCCCTGATCGAAGGAGCCTGAGCGCACCTTGACTTTGCACTCTCCGCATGTCCCAGCTCTGCAGTTGTTGGGCAAGGCCCAACCTTCGGCCTCCAAGGCGGCCAAAACCGTCATGCCATCAGGACAGGGTATCTCGTTACCGGATGGGTAAAGTCGAATGATCGACATGGGGCCTCCTTTGAGTTCTCGACACACACGACAGCCTCGGCATGATGCGATGCTACTCACCGGGTCATCGGATCAAACCATAACGAGCGCGACCGTGCTACTATTGTAGTGTCCCGACCGAATGGTCGGTCGATGTGTGAAAGGGGAATAACGTGGCACAGGCACATGACGGACTGGGTGGGTCGATGGAGTTTCCTCCGCCAATTGAACAACCCAATGTTTTTCCTCTGTCTTGGGAGTCAAAGACCGCAAAACTCGATGAGATCTGGGCTTCTGCACAGAAGGAGTATTGGGATCCCGCACGACTTCCATGGGATGGTCTTCGTCTTGATCAGATGTCCGCAGCTGAACGAGAGGCCGTAGCGTACTGGTTTTCGTTGTTATCAGTCTTTGATGCCTCGGCACCTCCGGTGTTCGCAACTGCGCTGGTACACGCCTATGAGATCCATGAAGAGGACCCCGTACGCAGGGCGTTCTTCTCGATTACCCGTGACGAGCAGAACCACGAGATCGTCTGTGGCAAGGCCATCTCGTTGCTGACCCCAGGTGGCCCTCTTGACTACGAACCGCAGTCGGATCTTGGACGCCGGGCCAAGCGCAATGTCCAATGGCTCTATCACAACGGTGCACGCTATTGGAATGGTTACAAAAAGGCAGTCCCTCGCTACTCCATGGCGGTGCTGTTTAGCTCCTTCCTCATGGGGGAAGTAGCGTCATCGACACTGTTTCATTATATGTATACACACACGACGATTCCCGTCTTCAAGGAGGCGTTCCGGGCGATCGGTCGTGATGAGGGGCGACACATGGCCATCTGTTTGTCCTTAATGGAGCGTGATTATCCCAAGATCAGCGATGAGGATCGCTCGATTGTGACAAAGCAGATCAGAGCAGGCTATGTCTTCCTCTCCGGTGTACTCTTTGAGCCTCCCTCCGACTTCTGGGATCTTCCTGACGACTTTATCTCCACACAACGCGAGATTGAGGAGGTTGCCCGTGCAGCGGGACTGGGAGTCGCCACCTACGATGAGAAGTTAGAGAATTGGCGACAGGCGATGCTCAATGTCAAGGGGGTCTTGGAGCGTTATGATATTCCGTTCCCAGCCATCCCGGAGGTCGGCATCTCTGGAGAGGAAGTCACGGACGTAAATTGGGACGAGATCATTCCAGTGTTTTAGGTCGAGATCAAGAGGCAACGATTGGGATCGTCGGTGGAGGAACCATGGGCGCCTCGATCGCTTCCCAGTCGTTGTTGTGTGGTCTTCGGACTACCGTCATTGAGGCTAGGGCAGATGCGGCCGCGCGGGCTAGAGAGCACATCATCGCTACGTTAAGTCGGGCGCGTAGCCGTGGATTCACCGACATCCCAGCGGAGGTCGTCGACCAAAACTTAGAGGTCGTCGTTGACTACGAGCGGCTTGCGGGTGCGCATGTCGTGATCGAGAGCGTGCCAGAGATCGTCGAACTCAAACGCGATGTTTTGCAACGGATCCGTCTCGTGGTTGGAGATGAGGTGCCGATCGGTTCCAACACCTCCGCGATTGCTATTGGCAGTCTGCAACAGGGCGTGGCAGGCGCGGACAATATCGGTGGGTTGCACTTTTTTAATCCCGTTCCCGCCTCTTCGTTGGTCGAAATCGTCGTCGGTCCCTCCACCAATGAGGCGACGGTCGCGGTCTTTAGGGCATTGGCGGAACGACTCGATAAAGAGGCGATCGTGGTCAAGGATGCGCCCGGCTTTGCGACCTCACGTTTGGGGGTAGCCCTCGGCCTTGAGGCAATCCGCATGTTTGAAGAGGGGGTGGCAAGCGCTGCCGATATTGACCAAGCGATGGTGCTTGGCTATAAACATCCGGTTGGTCCATTGCGGCTGACCGATTTGGTCGGGCTCGATGTCCGTCTGGCGATAGCACGCTACCTCGAACAAACGTTAGGTGATCGCTTTGCGCCCCCCGAGCTACTGATCTCGATGGTTGAGGCTGGCCGCCTCGGGAAGAAATCTGGGCAGGGATTCTTTGACTGGTGATCACGGCACGCTAGGTTCAGCGATGCAAGAGCCTTCGGGGCCCACGCACGGTCAATCCTTGGTGCTGATGAGCCAATCCGAGGGTGTCTTGCAGTTGAGTCTCAATCGACCCGAGAAGCGTAATGCCCTCTCGCTCGCACTGGTCGATCAACTGCGCCAAACGCTCGAGCGTCTGCGGCACCAACCGGCCGTACTTGTCGTGACCTCCAGCACACCGGGGATGTTTATTGCTGGAGCTGATATCGCTGAGCTCGGCGAGCGTGGCGAGGAGGAGGCGTTCCGAGCCTTCAACGTAGAGCTCTTCGATGCGATAGCGCGTTGGCGTTGGCCCTCTATCGCAGCTATCGATGGGCCCGCTTTTGGCGGCGGATTGGAGTGTGCACTCGCCTGCGACCTTCGGGTGGCATCACCAAGGGCTCGCTTCGCACAGCCGGAGTTGGGTCTTGGTATTCTGGCTGGTGCTGGAGGAAATTGGCGTCTTCCTGGCCTCGTCGGGGTGGGCGTTGCTCGCAAAATGCTCTACCTTGGTGAGGTGATTGACGCAGCTGGTGCACTCTCGTCCGGTCTTGTTGACGAGGTCTGTGATGACCCAGTCCTGTGCGCACGCAAGTGGGCAGAGACCATCAGGACCAAACCGTGGCGCGCTCTTGAGATAACAAAGCTAGCCTTGGGGACAGGTGGACGTTCGTCGACCGGACTCATCGACATCTTAGGTCAGGCGATCCTGTTTGAGTCGGAGGAGAAGCGGGCTCGGATGCAGACGTTTCTTGACCGACACCACTAGCGAGTGCGAAAGGCTGCAAAGGGTTATGCGCGAGTTTTCGTTGTCAGAGAGATATCCCATTCTCTACAAGGGGTATGGTGAGATCGCGATCGGGGAACGGCAGGCAACAAGGGGTCGCACCATCACCGAAGTCGATATTACCAATTGGTGTGCGCTGACTGGGGATTGGTTCTATCTCCATACGGACGCCCATGCGGCGCAAGCGTCGATGTTTCAGCGAGTGGTCGCTCCCGGTATTATGGTGTTCGCGATGGCTACCGGTCTCGGAGTCCCAGCGGATTCTACCGCAATTCTTGCCAACTATGGCTCTGACTCTATTCGCTATCCACACCCGACCTTTGTGGGTGACACCATCCATCTCGAAGCTGAGGTCATTGCCAAGGAGGACAAGGGCCAAGACCGTGGGGTGGTTGCATTGCGTTGGCAGGTACTCAATCAGGAGACAACGCTCGTCTGTACCAGCGTATTAAAGGTCCTCGTCGCTCGGGAGGTCCGTCCCTATGGCGTTTGAACGCGCCCTACCAGGGACCCTGTCGAGCCGAGATCCAGTGGTCTTTGCTCGTGGTGATGAGGTCGCCGAAGTATGGTTGAACCGGCCAGAGCGCCTGAATGCCACCACGGAGGCGATGGTGCACATGTTCAACGATGCGCTCGATGAGGTCGAGAAACGTCCACCACGAGCCCTGCTGGTTGCTGGCGTGGGTCGAGCGTTTTGTGCCGGACGCGATCTTAGCGAGGCAAACCCTGAGGAGGAGGATGCTGAGGGGATTCTCGCTGAGCTCTATAACCCGCTGCTACTGCGGCTGGCCACTCTCGAGACAATCACGGTAGCGGCGGCGCATGGCGCCGTCCTCGGCACTGGACTCGGATTGGCACTCTCGTGTGACTTGGTCATCACCTCGACCACGAGTCGCTGGGGGTCTCCGTTTGGTCGCATTGGGGCCGTTCTCGACTCTGGCGGCCATTATTTTTTTTCAAACCTTGGCATTGCACGGGCTTTTGGTCTCATCCTGCTTGGTGAACTGCTCGATGGACGAGGTGCGTTCGAACAGGGACTTGTCTCAAGAGTCGTCGATGATGTCGAGTTTGATGAAGAGGTCTCCCGTTGGGTGAGCCGAGTGGCTCAAGGACCAACCCAGGCATTTCTTGCCTCCAAACGCATCCTGAATGAAGCACGCGTGCCTGCCCTCACCAAGATACTCTCCATGGAGGCCAAAGAACAGGGCCTGTGTGCCACGACTGGTGATTACCGATCGGGCATTCGTGCCTTTGTGGCGCATCAAGACCCCTTGTTTACGGGACGTTGAGTCTTGGTTGACTCTCTCGTGCCAGCGCGCCGCCAAGAGATCGCGCGACTTGCGGTGAATCGATTCGCGCTACAGGGCTTTGATGGCACATCGATGAACGATCTTGCTCAGCATGTCGGCCTCTCGAAGGCGGGTATCTATCACTACTTTGCTACCAAGGAGGCGATTCTCTTTGAGGCGTTGCTGGGGTATTCCGAGCGGCTCTTGTCGACCGTGCAGCACGCCCTCGAAGGTGGCAGCACCCCCACAGCGCAGCTATCGCGGGTGATCGAAGCGGTGCTGTATCTTTATCGTGATGCCGATGCCTATCACCAAGCCCAGATCAATGACCTTGCACGCCTTGCACCATCCCAGCAGGAGATCATTCGCGAGAACGAACGCCAGGTTGTCCGAGTGATGGAAGGACTTCTACAGCGGGTAGGACCCGAACTCGATGCATCGACCGTCAAAGCGTTGACGATGTCAACGTTCGGTATTTTGAACTGGCATGCTCGCTGGTTTCGTGAGGGATCAGGAAGGCTGGGACTGTCCGAGTATGCGAGCCTGGTCACCGAGTTTGTTGTGGGTGGAGTGGCCAACGTAGTGGTCCAACGGACACGGGAGGGGCAACCATGACCGATCAGGAGCTCGCACAAGCGTGCGCGAAGGCGATGTATGCTCGCGATGTCGCGTCACAAGCGCTTGGAATCGAGGTCACAGAGGTGGGGCCGGGTTTAGCGCATCTCACCATGCAGGTGACGGATGCGATGGTAAACGGGCATGGAATCTGTCATGGTGGTTATCTCTTTCTCTTCGCTGACACCGCGTTCGCCTTTGCCTGCAATACCTATAACGTGGTGACGGTAGCGCAGAGTGCAGCGGTGGAGTTTATTGTGCCGGTCTACCGGGGAGAACGGTTGGATGCGCGAGCGCGAGAGGTGACCCGCTTTGGAAGGAACGGGCTCTATGATATTGCGGTTGAACGAGGGGGCGAGGTCGTTGCGCTCTTCCATGGTCGATCGCGGTCATTGGGACAACCGGTGTTAGAGGAGGAGTAATCGTGCCAAAGGCCTATATCGTTGGAGGGGTTCGAACACCGTTTGGTCGTTATGGTGGCGCACTCTCGTCGGTGCGTACCGATGACCTTGCCGCAGATGTCCTACGAGCACTCGTCTCCCGGTATCCGTCGGTGATCGGGCATATCGATGAGGTGATCCTGGGCTGTGCGAACCAAGCGGGCGAGGACAACCGCAACGTTGCCCGTATGGCGAGTCTGTTGGCGGGGCTTGGCGTTGAGACCCCAGGCGTCACCGTGAACCGGCTCTGTGGCTCCGGACTCGAGGCCATCTTGACCGCCTCGCGGTTGATTCAGAGCGGCGACGGTGAAGTCGTGATCGCCGGTGGTGTTGAGGGGATGTCTCGAGCCCCGTTTGTCATGCCGAAGGCCGCTAGTCCCTTCGATCGTTCAATGCAGGTGTTCGATACCACTCTGGGGTGGCGGTTCATCAATGCACGCATGCGAGAGGAGTACGGCATCGACTCGATGGGTGAGACGGCTGAGAACGTTGCAGAGGAGTTTTCGATCTCTCGCGATGATCAAGACGCCTTCGCGCAGCGATCACAGGAGCGTGCCGCCAAGGCGCAGGAGAACGGACGGCTCAGCCGCGAGATCGTTCCTGTCGAGGTCCAAAGTCGGCGCCAGAGCACGATGGTCGACCGCGACGAGCATCCTCGCTTGACCTCCTTGGACAAGTTAGCCCAACTCAAGGCGGCGTTCCGGCCGGGAGGTACGGTTACGGCCGGCAACGCGAGTGGGCTCAATGATGGAGCAGGCGCGCTGCTTGTCGTGAGTGATCAGGTGGTTGATCGGTATTCGCTGACTCCCATGGCAGAGGTGGTGGCGGGGGCAACCGCGGGCGTGCCACCCCGCATCATGGGGATTGGGCCAGTGCCCGCTTCGCGCCGGGTGATGGAGCGGCTGGATCTGCGCATTACCGACTTTGGCGTCATTGAGTTGAACGAAGCCTTTGCGGCGCAGTCGCTCGCTTGCCTGCGACAACTCGGTTTGCCCGATGATGCGGATTTTGTCAACCCGAATGGTGGCGCGATCGCCTTGGGACACCCACTTGGTGCGAGCGGGGCGCGCCTCGCACTGACGGCGACGACCGAGTTAGCCGAACGTGATCTCGATCTCGCGTTGGTGACGATGTGCATTGGAGTTGGGCAAGGGATCGCCGCAGTGCTCCGAAGAGTGCGCTAGGAGGACTTCTGCCCCCTCGAGGCTTGGTGGTGGCTATCCCATGCACTTCTTGCGACACAGCTGATGTCTACGAGCTAGCAAACGCTTGGCACCTGGCTAGTCGGTGCGTCGAAGTCGATGACGGCGGCCCAGGGTAGACCACTCGGCCAGATTCACGTGACTGGCCAATCGCAATCATGAGTGTGACGGGGCGAATTTTCTGGCTCTTCTGACATTCCTGTGGATGGATTAGCCATCCCGTGTAGCAACGGCAGGTCGAGCACTTCTAGCAGCTTGCTCGCTAGGGCAAGATGGCCTTGGTGGAGTGAAACACCCCGAGGAGCGAGGGTGATCGCCTGCACGTGAACGCGTGAGGCATCCTTGGTCACCATGGGGGATCCGTGTAGAGCAAAAGAGGTGCTCGTCGATCCGTACCTGCTGGGACCTGCAAATTGTGCCCCTGCCGACGTCGTGGTTGGGTCAATCCCTCCTCCTCCGATCCCTCGTGGGTGTGCTGCCTGGTTGGGGGTTTGTGGTCAATCATGGCCCATCGGTGGCGCGTGGAAGAGACGCACACCAATTGTTGGACTGTGACGAACCGCGTACCCTTTGGCGCCTCAGGGCAAGCGTAGATGACCGGGAGAGTGGGGCTGCTACGGATTTGCAGAAACGATTACCCTAACGGTTCGGTTTAGGTCGAGAACATCTGCGTCGCCTAGGTACCAGGAGGCGTCTCTGTTCTGTCGTTTAGCGGATCGTCCGTCTAAGCCCCGAGTTTGGTAGCGGCGTGCTCGGTGCCTGGATCCTGGTGCTGGCTGCGATGATTGTACCCTGCTTGTCTGGGTCAATGCAGATACTTCGTTGCCGAAGCTGGCTGGTGCGCTCATTGCTGCTTAGCCAAGCAGTGTAGGTTCGCACGAGTGAAGGTACGACGATGGCACTACGACGATGGCGCTATGGCGATGGAGGGTTGCTTGCGAAACGCGCTGATCGGTCTGTTGATCATGGGGATGATGGAGGGTGCTAGTGAGGCGGGGCGGCGGTTTCGCGCGATACCCGCCAGGACGGGTCCCGATAGGTCGCTTCGATATTGTCGGCTACGCCGAGGATGAGCGCAAAGAGTGCCATGCGGATTGGAATGCCGCGATCAGTTTGGCGAAAGATGGCGAGACGTGGATCGGTATCAAGATCGGTGCTGAGATCATTTGATGCGGGAGTTGAGTCGCGCGGCAACGGATGCATGATGACGGTCGATTGGTCTCCAACGTGGTTGACGAAGGCCATGTTGACATGAAAGTCAGAGCTGTAGCCCTCGATCTGTTCTCCCTGGAGGCGTTCGCGCTGGATGCGGGTGGTATAAATGACGTCGGCGCGTTCGGGTTCAGTTGGCAAGGCGTTTAGTTGATTGACCCTATGTCCACGTGCCTCGACGAGTTCCACGATAGAGGCGGGCATGGAAAGTAGTTCAGGGGCCAGAAGCGTGAAGGTCATTCTCTCGTAGAGGCTGAGGAGCTTGATGAGCGAGTGAACGGTGCGCCCATATTTGAGATCACCGACGAAGAGGATGTGAGAGCCGTCCAAGCGCTTGTTGCGGGTGGCAAACTCTTCCTCGATGGTGTAGATGTCAAGCAGTGCCTGTGTTGGGTGCTCGGCGGCACCATCACCTGCATTGATTACCGGTACGAGCGAGGCATCGGCGAACTGGGCAACAGACCCTGCCTCCGGGTGCCGGATGGTCATGATATCGGCATAACCGCTGATGACCCTCGCGGTGTCGGCGATCGATTCCCCCTTGGCCATGGAGGAGAACGTCAGGCCGACGGTCTCGCGTACGGCACCTCCGAGGCGCGAAAAGGCGCTTCCAAAGCTGAGGCGTGTTCGCGTGCTTGCCTCAAGGAAGAGGCTCGCCAAGACGGCTCCTTCGAGGGCGCGGGTGATTTTTCTGCGTCGTGCAACCGGCTCCAGGCGCTGAGCAACCGTGATGACTAGTTCGACATCCTCTCTGGAGAGTTGATCCACCGAGAGGAGGTGGCTACCTAGGAACTCCAAAGCTGACTCCTTTTTCGATGCGGCGGGTGATGATGCTCGGCCACCTTAGTTGCCGATCCGAGTGGTGTGACCGACCCAGAAAGGTTCGCGGAGATCACGTTTTAAGATCTTTCCGGCTCCGGACTTTGGTAATGGTTCTTGACGAAGGTCAATTTTCTTTGGAAGCTTGTGCCCAGCGATCTGCGTGCGTAGGAAGGCCAAGAGATCCTCGGCGCTGACCTCCTCTCGTGGCACGACGACGGCATGGACAGCCTCTCCCCACTTGGGGTCGGGCACGCCAAAGACAGCAGCCTCTTGCACCTTGGGATGACGATAGAGCGCATCCTCAACCTCGATGGTGTAGACGTTCTCGCCCCCGGTGACCACCATGTCCTTGAGCCGATCGATGAGGAAGAAGTATCCAGTTGAGTCTCGAAATCCGAGATCACCAGTGTGGTACCAGCCGGAGCGGAGGGCCTGCTGTGACTCCACCGGTAGGTTCCAGTAACCCTTCATCACGTTGTTACCTCGGATGGCGATCTCGCCTACTTCACCAGGGCCGAGCGGTTGGTCGTCCGGGTCGAGTACGGTGAGATCGACACCGACGGCAGGTACGCCGATCGAACCCGCCAGTGCGTCGGTCAGATGTCGCTCCTCGTGGGGGAAGATCGATGCGATCGGAGAGGTCTCGGTAGTCCCGTAGAGGTGGAGCATCTCTGCTTCAGGAAAATACCGGTGGCTTGCCTTGAGGATCTCAAGGGGGGCTGGGGAGGCGCCGTGGCTCAGCAATCGCAATGAGGAGACATCGCGAGGAGAGGTGGCCATCGTGTCGTTCATGGCGAGCATCATGGTTGGTACGGCAAGCGTCCCAGTGGCTCGTTCGCCCTCGATGATGTCGAGTGCCTGGGTGGGTGAGAAGGTGCTCAGCATGATTTGGGTCGTGGTGAGCCATAATGAGGCAAGGACTAGGCACGTACCGGCAGCGTGGAACATCGGTGCCATGACGAGCCATCGATCGTCCTCGGTCAGATGTGTCCAGGCAATGGCGGTCCATGCGTTTGCGAGCAGATTGCCATGGGTGAGCATGACCCCCTTGGACCGTCCAGTGGTACCTCCGGTATAGAACAAGCCTGCCAGCGTCTCCTCGTTAGGCTGGCTGAGGAAGGAGGCAGGGGTGGCCTTGCTCACCAACTCGTCATAGTGCCCGGGGATCGTAATAACCTGCTCCACGCACGGGGGAAGGGGGCCAAGGTCGCGGTCGGTAACGACGACCTTGACGTCGGCGTCAGAGAGCGCGAAGACCACTTCGGCGTTGGTTGAACGGGTACTGAGTGGCACCAAGACGAGGCCGTTCGAGGGGACTGCAAGGTAGACCTCAAGATAGCGATGACAGTTATTTGCGATAATGGCGACCCGGTCATCGGGACGAAGGCCAAAATGCTGGAGCACAGCGCTCAGCTGGTGTACTCGCTGGTCAAGTTGATGGAAGGTGAAGTGTTCGCCACCACAGACGATAGCGTCCTTCTGTGGCGCTACACTTGCCCCACGCCGTAGCGGATCCTGAAATGAATGCATCTGTTCCCCTCAAGCTCGGCGACCCCTGTCGCTCCTTTTCAACGAAAGGTTAATCGATTGACCAGTCGACGCTGATAGCCGTTCCTATCTGCGTTCTCCAGTTTCTGCGCCGCTGTTCTCCCA belongs to Ferrimicrobium sp. and includes:
- a CDS encoding enoyl-CoA hydratase-related protein, yielding MAFERALPGTLSSRDPVVFARGDEVAEVWLNRPERLNATTEAMVHMFNDALDEVEKRPPRALLVAGVGRAFCAGRDLSEANPEEEDAEGILAELYNPLLLRLATLETITVAAAHGAVLGTGLGLALSCDLVITSTTSRWGSPFGRIGAVLDSGGHYFFSNLGIARAFGLILLGELLDGRGAFEQGLVSRVVDDVEFDEEVSRWVSRVAQGPTQAFLASKRILNEARVPALTKILSMEAKEQGLCATTGDYRSGIRAFVAHQDPLFTGR
- a CDS encoding AMP-binding protein, encoding MHSFQDPLRRGASVAPQKDAIVCGGEHFTFHQLDQRVHQLSAVLQHFGLRPDDRVAIIANNCHRYLEVYLAVPSNGLVLVPLSTRSTNAEVVFALSDADVKVVVTDRDLGPLPPCVEQVITIPGHYDELVSKATPASFLSQPNEETLAGLFYTGGTTGRSKGVMLTHGNLLANAWTAIAWTHLTEDDRWLVMAPMFHAAGTCLVLASLWLTTTQIMLSTFSPTQALDIIEGERATGTLAVPTMMLAMNDTMATSPRDVSSLRLLSHGASPAPLEILKASHRYFPEAEMLHLYGTTETSPIASIFPHEERHLTDALAGSIGVPAVGVDLTVLDPDDQPLGPGEVGEIAIRGNNVMKGYWNLPVESQQALRSGWYHTGDLGFRDSTGYFFLIDRLKDMVVTGGENVYTIEVEDALYRHPKVQEAAVFGVPDPKWGEAVHAVVVPREEVSAEDLLAFLRTQIAGHKLPKKIDLRQEPLPKSGAGKILKRDLREPFWVGHTTRIGN
- the pcaF gene encoding 3-oxoadipyl-CoA thiolase, translated to MPKAYIVGGVRTPFGRYGGALSSVRTDDLAADVLRALVSRYPSVIGHIDEVILGCANQAGEDNRNVARMASLLAGLGVETPGVTVNRLCGSGLEAILTASRLIQSGDGEVVIAGGVEGMSRAPFVMPKAASPFDRSMQVFDTTLGWRFINARMREEYGIDSMGETAENVAEEFSISRDDQDAFAQRSQERAAKAQENGRLSREIVPVEVQSRRQSTMVDRDEHPRLTSLDKLAQLKAAFRPGGTVTAGNASGLNDGAGALLVVSDQVVDRYSLTPMAEVVAGATAGVPPRIMGIGPVPASRRVMERLDLRITDFGVIELNEAFAAQSLACLRQLGLPDDADFVNPNGGAIALGHPLGASGARLALTATTELAERDLDLALVTMCIGVGQGIAAVLRRVR
- a CDS encoding 3-hydroxyacyl-CoA dehydrogenase family protein, with translation MGRDHSSVLGRDQEATIGIVGGGTMGASIASQSLLCGLRTTVIEARADAAARAREHIIATLSRARSRGFTDIPAEVVDQNLEVVVDYERLAGAHVVIESVPEIVELKRDVLQRIRLVVGDEVPIGSNTSAIAIGSLQQGVAGADNIGGLHFFNPVPASSLVEIVVGPSTNEATVAVFRALAERLDKEAIVVKDAPGFATSRLGVALGLEAIRMFEEGVASAADIDQAMVLGYKHPVGPLRLTDLVGLDVRLAIARYLEQTLGDRFAPPELLISMVEAGRLGKKSGQGFFDW
- a CDS encoding 2Fe-2S iron-sulfur cluster binding domain-containing protein; amino-acid sequence: MSIIRLYPSGNEIPCPDGMTVLAALEAEGWALPNNCRAGTCGECKVKVRSGSFDQGFVLDMALSQEERQQGYGAMCMAKPLSDYLEIEWGTEDAKPTLFPPREQVPHIVVERLERTPSIVELRLRPLGDPLRFWPGQHVQLGSPPEYPLRNYSMANAPRPDGELILEITREPFGQTSTWLTNNVAIGDTLMINGPYGSFIGDPAIATPVLLIAGGSGLAPILSLTEAALRRGFAHHVTLLFSARTPSDVYPPGQLAYLTHRYPNFELQVTYTRHPHDPSCGELPHYHGRLPGMLSDIFPRLADTAVFIAGSDAFVQDCTRAVRALEPDAVYTEPFTDQQGDFSSLSILG
- the paaI gene encoding hydroxyphenylacetyl-CoA thioesterase PaaI is translated as MTDQELAQACAKAMYARDVASQALGIEVTEVGPGLAHLTMQVTDAMVNGHGICHGGYLFLFADTAFAFACNTYNVVTVAQSAAVEFIVPVYRGERLDARAREVTRFGRNGLYDIAVERGGEVVALFHGRSRSLGQPVLEEE
- a CDS encoding TetR/AcrR family transcriptional regulator, with the protein product MVDSLVPARRQEIARLAVNRFALQGFDGTSMNDLAQHVGLSKAGIYHYFATKEAILFEALLGYSERLLSTVQHALEGGSTPTAQLSRVIEAVLYLYRDADAYHQAQINDLARLAPSQQEIIRENERQVVRVMEGLLQRVGPELDASTVKALTMSTFGILNWHARWFREGSGRLGLSEYASLVTEFVVGGVANVVVQRTREGQP
- a CDS encoding enoyl-CoA hydratase/isomerase family protein translates to MQEPSGPTHGQSLVLMSQSEGVLQLSLNRPEKRNALSLALVDQLRQTLERLRHQPAVLVVTSSTPGMFIAGADIAELGERGEEEAFRAFNVELFDAIARWRWPSIAAIDGPAFGGGLECALACDLRVASPRARFAQPELGLGILAGAGGNWRLPGLVGVGVARKMLYLGEVIDAAGALSSGLVDEVCDDPVLCARKWAETIRTKPWRALEITKLALGTGGRSSTGLIDILGQAILFESEEKRARMQTFLDRHH
- a CDS encoding MaoC/PaaZ C-terminal domain-containing protein, which codes for MREFSLSERYPILYKGYGEIAIGERQATRGRTITEVDITNWCALTGDWFYLHTDAHAAQASMFQRVVAPGIMVFAMATGLGVPADSTAILANYGSDSIRYPHPTFVGDTIHLEAEVIAKEDKGQDRGVVALRWQVLNQETTLVCTSVLKVLVAREVRPYGV